The following are encoded together in the Polycladomyces subterraneus genome:
- the sdaAB gene encoding L-serine ammonia-lyase, iron-sulfur-dependent subunit beta, translating to MKYRTVFDIIGPIMIGPSSSHTAGAARIGRAARALFGRKPKKVTITFYGSFAKTYRGHGTDIAIVGGVLDFDTFDKRIVDSLKIAREQGIEVIFQESEEVPDHPNTARILLEDENGSTEVVGISIGGGKMEITELNGFSLNLSGNAPTLLVLHHDRYGAIATVAGILARHQINIGYMQVSRKEKGSLALMTIETDQSVSEEVKAEIEAQEGITGVTVLS from the coding sequence ATGAAGTATCGTACGGTGTTTGATATTATCGGGCCGATCATGATCGGCCCCTCCAGTTCTCATACAGCCGGAGCGGCACGGATCGGACGGGCGGCCCGCGCATTGTTTGGTAGAAAACCGAAAAAAGTGACGATTACGTTTTACGGTTCTTTTGCCAAGACGTATCGAGGACACGGCACCGACATCGCCATCGTCGGTGGTGTGTTGGATTTTGACACATTTGACAAACGGATTGTCGATTCTTTGAAAATCGCGCGTGAACAAGGGATCGAAGTGATCTTTCAGGAGTCGGAGGAAGTGCCGGATCACCCGAACACGGCACGGATTTTGCTGGAAGACGAGAATGGGTCGACGGAAGTGGTAGGGATCTCCATCGGCGGTGGCAAGATGGAGATCACCGAACTGAACGGTTTTTCACTCAACCTGTCCGGTAATGCACCGACATTACTCGTCCTGCACCATGACCGGTATGGTGCCATCGCCACCGTAGCCGGGATTTTGGCTCGCCATCAAATCAACATTGGTTATATGCAGGTTTCGCGTAAGGAAAAAGGTTCGCTGGCTCTGATGACCATCGAGACCGATCAGTCGGTGAGTGAAGAGGTGAAAGCCGAAATCGAGGCGCAAGAAGGCATCACGGGTGTGACCGTGTTGTCATGA
- the rsgA gene encoding ribosome small subunit-dependent GTPase A codes for MPEGQIVRAVSGFYYVRTPEGEQVQCRARGVFKKKNVTPLVGDLVRFDWTGDGQGFITEVKPRKTQLIRPPIANVEQAIVVSALREPAIQLMVLDRVLVHCEKAGLDVVICLTKTDLVSDEEEIVRVRSIYETAGYPVVATSVVTGEGIDTVRQYLKGTLSVFAGQSGVGKSSLLNAIHPGFQLATGSVSSKIGRGRHTTRTVEILDLPDGGQVADTPGFSQLTFQGMEATDLSDCFPEFRLRSPDCRFRGCLHRNEPDCAVRSAVEKGEVDAGRYEHYLQFLQEVEALRRY; via the coding sequence ATGCCGGAGGGGCAAATCGTTCGGGCTGTCAGCGGTTTTTACTATGTGCGGACGCCGGAAGGGGAACAGGTGCAATGCCGCGCGCGCGGCGTGTTTAAAAAGAAAAACGTCACACCGTTGGTGGGCGATCTCGTTCGCTTCGACTGGACGGGCGACGGTCAAGGCTTCATCACAGAAGTAAAACCGCGCAAGACCCAACTGATTCGCCCTCCGATTGCCAATGTGGAGCAGGCGATCGTCGTGAGCGCTTTGCGTGAGCCTGCAATTCAACTCATGGTGTTAGACCGTGTGTTGGTGCATTGTGAAAAGGCAGGGCTGGATGTGGTGATTTGCCTGACCAAAACGGATTTGGTGTCGGATGAGGAGGAAATCGTACGGGTCCGATCTATTTACGAAACAGCCGGTTATCCGGTGGTGGCCACCAGTGTGGTGACGGGGGAAGGCATCGATACAGTCAGGCAATATCTGAAAGGAACGTTATCGGTATTTGCCGGCCAGTCCGGAGTGGGCAAATCTTCTTTGCTCAACGCCATTCACCCCGGTTTTCAACTGGCGACCGGATCTGTCAGTAGCAAGATCGGCCGGGGGCGGCATACGACGCGAACGGTGGAGATATTGGATCTTCCTGATGGGGGTCAAGTGGCGGACACACCAGGATTCAGTCAGTTGACATTTCAAGGAATGGAAGCAACCGATTTGAGCGATTGCTTCCCTGAATTCCGTCTGCGCTCCCCTGATTGCCGATTCCGAGGATGCCTTCATCGCAATGAGCCGGACTGTGCTGTCCGGTCAGCGGTGGAGAAAGGGGAAGTTGATGCCGGACGGTATGAGCACTACCTTCAGTTCTTGCAGGAAGTCGAAGCGTTACGGAGGTATTGA
- a CDS encoding Asp23/Gls24 family envelope stress response protein, translating into MSLELANDLGHIEVANEVLATIAGAAAMDCYGLVGMASRSQLKDGITELLKRENLSKGIEVRIDRGEVVVDMYIIVGYGTKISEVANNVQSKVKYTLKQMVGIEVNRVNIFVQGVRLVNED; encoded by the coding sequence ATGAGTCTCGAATTGGCCAATGATCTAGGGCACATCGAAGTAGCCAACGAAGTTCTTGCCACCATTGCCGGTGCAGCAGCCATGGATTGCTACGGCTTGGTCGGCATGGCTTCACGCAGCCAATTGAAAGACGGTATCACGGAGTTGCTCAAACGGGAAAATTTGAGCAAAGGGATCGAGGTCCGGATCGATCGGGGTGAAGTGGTGGTCGATATGTACATTATCGTCGGCTACGGAACGAAAATCTCCGAAGTCGCGAACAATGTTCAATCCAAAGTGAAGTACACACTGAAACAAATGGTGGGTATCGAGGTCAACCGGGTGAACATCTTTGTTCAAGGAGTACGGTTGGTCAACGAAGATTGA
- the rpmB gene encoding 50S ribosomal protein L28, whose product MARRCFITGKEGRTGNKVSHSNRKSKRKWGVNVQKVRILVDGKPKRVYVSAKALKSGKVTRV is encoded by the coding sequence GTGGCCCGTCGTTGTTTCATCACCGGTAAAGAAGGACGCACCGGAAACAAAGTTAGCCACTCCAACCGCAAGTCCAAGCGCAAATGGGGCGTCAATGTTCAAAAAGTGCGCATCTTGGTGGACGGCAAACCGAAACGCGTCTATGTGAGTGCCAAAGCTCTTAAATCGGGAAAAGTAACCCGCGTCTGA
- a CDS encoding DAK2 domain-containing protein, with the protein MIWAGAHQLDKHVEQVNALNVFPVPDGDTGTNMNLSFSSGAKEVERKKSEHVGQLAEALSKGLLMGARGNSGVILSQLFRGFAKSVANKATLTARDLALAFQKGVETAYKAVIKPVEGTILTVAREAAEKGLMRMSQTNDVVAVMEAVLEEARLSLSRTPKLLPVLAQTGVVDAGGQGLVLIYEGFLSALKGMVQREESKSLATVVEPAESLGAVAHQSAQSKIDASEIEHGYCTEFMIMLEKDAFDETVFRREMAQFGDSLLVVTDDDLVKVHIHAERPGDALNFAMQYGGLTRIKIENMREQHANIVEKVVSVSPTEPPVEKVVEPKPYGLVAVAAGDGIAEIFRSLGVDVIIEGGQTMNPSTEDIARAIERLNVKHVIILPNNKNIILTAEQVVHIVETPVTVLPTKTVPQGLAALLAFQPDADLEENRRRMTESLTRVRSGEVTYAVRDSNVQDLEIKEGDFLGIREGKIETVGGSLLATSRDLLQKMLSEPADVVTILYGKDVTDAQVKELSDFLKRNYPDVEYEVHYGGQPLYFFLFAVE; encoded by the coding sequence ATGATTTGGGCGGGAGCGCACCAACTGGACAAACACGTGGAACAAGTAAACGCTCTCAACGTTTTTCCCGTACCGGACGGTGATACGGGGACCAACATGAATCTATCGTTCTCTTCCGGCGCCAAGGAAGTGGAACGGAAAAAGAGTGAGCATGTGGGGCAACTGGCGGAAGCGCTATCAAAAGGTTTGCTGATGGGGGCGCGCGGAAATTCCGGCGTCATTTTATCCCAGTTGTTCCGTGGGTTTGCCAAATCCGTTGCAAACAAGGCGACATTGACAGCGCGGGATTTGGCTTTGGCTTTCCAAAAGGGGGTGGAAACTGCCTATAAAGCTGTGATCAAACCAGTTGAAGGCACCATTCTCACAGTTGCGCGGGAAGCGGCGGAAAAAGGGCTGATGCGTATGAGCCAGACGAACGATGTGGTGGCGGTGATGGAGGCTGTGTTGGAAGAAGCACGCCTCTCCCTCTCTCGCACCCCCAAATTGTTGCCCGTGTTGGCGCAAACTGGTGTGGTGGATGCGGGCGGACAAGGATTGGTCCTCATTTATGAAGGTTTTTTGTCCGCTTTGAAAGGAATGGTGCAGCGAGAAGAGTCGAAATCACTAGCGACCGTCGTAGAGCCTGCTGAATCCTTGGGAGCGGTAGCACATCAAAGCGCACAGTCCAAAATCGACGCATCCGAAATCGAGCATGGATATTGTACCGAATTCATGATCATGTTGGAGAAGGATGCATTTGACGAGACGGTGTTTCGCCGGGAGATGGCGCAGTTTGGTGATTCGCTCTTGGTAGTGACTGACGACGATCTGGTCAAAGTGCACATTCATGCCGAGCGTCCTGGAGATGCGCTCAACTTTGCCATGCAATATGGTGGGCTCACGCGCATCAAAATTGAGAACATGAGGGAGCAGCACGCCAACATCGTGGAAAAGGTAGTGTCGGTTTCCCCGACTGAACCACCGGTAGAAAAGGTGGTGGAGCCCAAGCCCTACGGGCTGGTAGCGGTTGCTGCGGGGGACGGCATTGCGGAAATCTTCCGCAGTTTGGGCGTGGATGTGATTATCGAAGGCGGGCAGACGATGAACCCCAGCACGGAGGATATCGCCCGGGCAATTGAGCGGTTAAACGTCAAACATGTCATCATTCTGCCCAACAACAAGAATATCATCCTCACGGCGGAACAGGTGGTACATATCGTCGAAACCCCGGTGACAGTCTTACCGACAAAGACGGTTCCGCAAGGGTTGGCAGCACTGCTCGCTTTCCAACCGGACGCCGACTTGGAGGAGAACCGGCGGCGTATGACGGAAAGCCTGACTCGAGTACGTTCGGGCGAAGTCACCTATGCGGTTCGCGATTCCAACGTGCAGGACCTGGAGATCAAAGAAGGGGACTTCCTGGGTATTCGAGAAGGCAAAATTGAAACGGTGGGTGGCAGCCTGCTGGCCACTTCCCGGGACTTGCTCCAGAAAATGTTGTCAGAGCCGGCCGATGTCGTCACCATACTGTATGGGAAGGACGTCACCGACGCACAGGTCAAGGAGTTATCCGATTTTCTAAAGCGAAACTACCCCGATGTGGAATATGAAGTGCATTATGGCGGTCAACCATTGTATTTCTTCCTGTTTGCCGTAGAATAA
- a CDS encoding DegV family protein, translated as MRKVKVITDSTADIPAELVQELEISVVPLKVHLQGQSYLDGVEIQPETFYQKLQEADELATTSQPSPIEFVEAYREAAKDGNVDILSIHLSSALSGTFQSALLAKSMVEEEFKVTVIDSKKASYPIGMIVVEAARAAKEGRSLDECVALVNRMIDEMGVYFMVDTLEYLQKGGRIGKASALVGSLLNIKPILSFNENGEVYPLDKVRGKSKAEARVIELVREKAGEKGLKKAAVCHANRPEEAEKWAERLRTEFAVEDVVITEVGPVVGTHVGPGTIAVVVLPA; from the coding sequence TTGCGCAAAGTAAAAGTAATCACCGATAGCACAGCGGACATTCCCGCCGAATTGGTACAGGAACTGGAGATTTCCGTTGTCCCTTTAAAAGTGCATTTGCAGGGTCAATCGTATTTGGACGGAGTAGAAATCCAACCAGAAACGTTTTATCAAAAGTTACAGGAAGCGGATGAGTTGGCGACGACTTCGCAGCCGTCCCCGATCGAATTTGTGGAAGCATATCGGGAGGCGGCCAAAGACGGTAACGTGGATATTCTCTCCATCCACTTGTCTTCCGCTTTAAGCGGTACGTTTCAGTCAGCGCTGCTGGCGAAATCGATGGTGGAGGAAGAGTTCAAAGTTACCGTCATTGATTCGAAAAAAGCGTCATACCCCATCGGCATGATCGTGGTTGAAGCGGCCCGCGCAGCCAAGGAAGGACGGTCGCTCGACGAATGTGTCGCTCTGGTCAACCGGATGATCGACGAGATGGGTGTCTATTTCATGGTGGACACGCTGGAATATCTGCAAAAAGGTGGCCGGATCGGAAAAGCGTCCGCACTCGTCGGATCGTTGTTGAACATCAAGCCGATTCTCTCCTTCAACGAAAACGGCGAAGTATATCCCCTGGATAAAGTGCGCGGCAAGAGCAAGGCTGAAGCCCGTGTCATTGAACTGGTCAGGGAAAAAGCTGGGGAAAAAGGTTTGAAAAAAGCGGCAGTATGCCACGCCAACAGGCCAGAAGAGGCGGAGAAATGGGCGGAGCGACTGCGCACCGAATTTGCGGTAGAAGATGTTGTCATCACGGAAGTTGGTCCGGTGGTCGGCACTCATGTCGGACCGGGAACGATTGCGGTCGTCGTTTTGCCTGCATAA
- the rpe gene encoding ribulose-phosphate 3-epimerase, with amino-acid sequence MIKIAPSILSADFSRLGEEIKEVEAAGADWIHVDVMDGHFVPNLTIGPLVVEAIRPHTSLPLDVHLMIEEPDRYIPAFARSGADWISVHVEACPHLHRTVHLIKEHGVKAGVVLNPATPAGVLEPILPDVDLILLMTVNPGFGGQKFISSVLPKIGQVRDMLQRVGRMDVALEVDGGINPHTAADVVAQGANVLVAGSAVFGAEDREEAMRRLREAARNALET; translated from the coding sequence ATGATCAAAATCGCACCATCCATTCTTTCCGCCGATTTCTCCCGACTGGGAGAGGAGATCAAGGAAGTGGAAGCGGCGGGAGCGGACTGGATTCACGTGGATGTGATGGACGGCCATTTTGTTCCCAACTTGACGATTGGTCCGCTTGTAGTGGAAGCGATCCGGCCTCATACGAGTCTCCCTTTGGACGTTCATTTGATGATCGAGGAACCGGATCGGTACATTCCCGCTTTTGCACGTAGCGGCGCCGACTGGATCAGTGTGCATGTTGAGGCGTGTCCGCATCTTCACCGAACTGTTCATCTGATCAAAGAGCATGGTGTCAAGGCGGGCGTGGTCCTCAATCCGGCTACGCCCGCAGGGGTATTGGAACCCATTTTGCCTGATGTGGACCTGATCTTGCTGATGACGGTCAATCCCGGCTTCGGTGGTCAGAAGTTCATCTCATCGGTACTGCCGAAAATCGGTCAAGTTCGCGACATGTTGCAACGCGTGGGTCGAATGGATGTCGCATTGGAAGTGGACGGAGGGATCAACCCGCATACCGCGGCCGATGTTGTAGCGCAAGGTGCCAATGTGTTAGTCGCCGGCTCTGCAGTGTTTGGGGCTGAGGATCGAGAAGAGGCGATGCGTCGGTTGCGGGAAGCGGCGAGAAACGCACTGGAAACATGA
- the pknB gene encoding Stk1 family PASTA domain-containing Ser/Thr kinase, giving the protein MEGKKLGGRYHVISRVGGGGMAVVYKAKDLLLNRYVAIKVLNESLSNDAEFIRRFSREAQAAASLSHPNVVNVYDVGKDGHTHYIVMEYVEGPTLKEFILENGPLPPEEAAAIAIQICDALAHAHENQIVHRDIKPHNILLGSNGRAKVTDFGIARAATSSTITQTGSVMGSVHYFSPEQARGGVIGEKSDLYSLGVVLYEMVTGVLPFDGDSAIGIALKHLQEPVPDPRQWNPDIPDQLIDIIMRALEKDPQNRFPSAKAMMQELKFAFHSDRLEAPRWRSETKDDENTKPIATLSRVEAAAKAEEPRQSTKVGQDTMASLERLRNIPADQNKTVLQRTVIWLENMQANMPWWQKLLFGLFTMVVIIALTIFGFTSLWSLFSSAGEDQGAMNKNQPTAQSVTLVDLTNKPRREAVEWLKSHGLKWQIQRESKEGVEPGVVFNQEPASGTSVKPGSPVTLYVASNEGMVQVPDFRGKFQSRVEHTPGFDIKPRWWDFPGVHGKVYEQYPAPGTWVKPGATIYVWVDADNKVDPPPSQGGKP; this is encoded by the coding sequence ATGGAAGGGAAAAAGCTGGGTGGGCGTTACCACGTCATCAGTCGTGTCGGCGGTGGCGGAATGGCCGTGGTATATAAAGCGAAGGACCTTTTGTTGAACCGGTATGTCGCTATCAAGGTGCTGAACGAGTCACTCAGTAACGACGCGGAGTTTATCCGCCGTTTCAGTCGGGAAGCGCAGGCGGCAGCCAGTTTGTCACATCCCAACGTCGTCAACGTGTATGACGTGGGCAAGGACGGCCACACCCATTATATCGTGATGGAGTATGTGGAAGGGCCGACGTTGAAGGAGTTTATTTTAGAAAACGGCCCTTTGCCTCCGGAAGAAGCGGCTGCCATTGCAATCCAGATCTGCGATGCGTTGGCGCACGCTCACGAAAATCAGATTGTTCACCGGGATATCAAGCCGCACAACATTTTGTTGGGCTCCAACGGACGAGCCAAGGTGACTGATTTCGGCATCGCCCGTGCGGCCACCTCGTCTACCATCACGCAAACCGGTTCGGTGATGGGATCGGTACATTATTTCTCCCCTGAGCAGGCGCGCGGGGGTGTGATCGGTGAAAAATCCGATCTGTACTCGTTGGGTGTGGTACTGTACGAAATGGTGACAGGCGTATTGCCGTTCGATGGTGACTCGGCGATCGGCATCGCGCTCAAACACCTGCAGGAGCCCGTGCCTGATCCGCGGCAATGGAATCCGGACATTCCAGATCAACTGATCGACATTATCATGCGGGCGCTGGAAAAAGATCCGCAAAACCGTTTCCCGTCCGCCAAAGCGATGATGCAGGAGCTTAAATTTGCGTTCCATTCGGACCGGTTGGAAGCGCCGCGTTGGCGTTCTGAAACTAAGGATGACGAAAATACCAAACCGATCGCCACGTTGTCCCGTGTGGAAGCGGCTGCGAAAGCGGAGGAACCGCGCCAATCTACAAAGGTGGGTCAGGACACCATGGCCAGCTTGGAGCGCCTGCGCAATATACCGGCTGACCAAAACAAGACCGTTTTGCAGCGTACCGTCATCTGGCTGGAGAATATGCAGGCCAACATGCCGTGGTGGCAAAAACTTCTGTTTGGACTATTTACCATGGTCGTGATCATTGCCTTGACCATCTTCGGATTCACCAGCCTGTGGAGCCTCTTCTCCAGCGCGGGTGAGGACCAGGGCGCGATGAACAAAAATCAACCGACCGCTCAGTCGGTGACGTTGGTAGATTTGACCAACAAGCCCCGTAGAGAAGCGGTAGAGTGGTTAAAAAGTCACGGTTTGAAGTGGCAAATTCAAAGGGAAAGCAAAGAAGGCGTCGAACCGGGTGTCGTTTTCAACCAGGAGCCGGCGAGCGGGACTTCCGTCAAGCCCGGCTCGCCGGTTACTTTGTACGTCGCTTCCAATGAAGGCATGGTACAGGTGCCCGATTTTAGGGGGAAATTTCAAAGCAGGGTGGAACATACCCCGGGATTTGATATTAAGCCCCGGTGGTGGGATTTTCCTGGTGTTCACGGAAAGGTGTATGAACAATACCCCGCACCCGGTACATGGGTGAAACCAGGCGCCACCATCTATGTGTGGGTAGACGCAGACAATAAGGTTGATCCCCCGCCATCCCAAGGAGGAAAACCGTAA
- a CDS encoding Stp1/IreP family PP2C-type Ser/Thr phosphatase has protein sequence MKMAWRTDTGRVRKHNEDSIGLFRTKKGALVAVVADGMGGHQAGDVASRHAVEIIRRELDTLSSRADVEERRQRLLEAVQKANQSVFQLANEVQKYKGMGTTLIAAVIAKREIVLAHIGDSRAYLLHRGGLYQLTEDHSLVNILKKHGQITEEEARNHPQRNVIIRSLGTNEEVEADIIETPWNPGDTLLMCTDGLTGMVDVRQIGLVLTSRLTLDQQADRLVQLANEAGGTDNISLILLKNTRARKTYSG, from the coding sequence ATGAAGATGGCATGGCGGACCGATACAGGCCGGGTGCGCAAGCACAACGAAGACAGCATCGGTCTGTTTCGCACAAAAAAAGGGGCTCTGGTTGCTGTGGTTGCTGACGGGATGGGCGGTCATCAAGCCGGAGACGTAGCCAGCAGGCATGCCGTCGAGATCATCCGTCGGGAATTGGATACACTCTCTTCTAGGGCAGATGTGGAGGAGCGTCGTCAACGTCTTCTGGAGGCCGTCCAAAAAGCCAACCAAAGCGTCTTCCAATTGGCGAACGAAGTGCAAAAATATAAAGGGATGGGCACTACACTCATTGCCGCCGTCATCGCCAAACGTGAAATTGTGCTCGCCCACATTGGCGACAGCCGTGCCTATCTGCTCCATCGAGGTGGCCTGTATCAATTGACGGAAGATCATTCGCTGGTGAACATCCTGAAAAAACACGGCCAAATCACGGAGGAAGAAGCGCGGAATCATCCCCAGCGTAATGTGATCATTCGATCGTTGGGCACCAATGAAGAAGTGGAAGCGGACATCATTGAGACACCATGGAACCCGGGGGACACCTTGCTGATGTGTACAGATGGTTTGACCGGCATGGTGGATGTCCGCCAGATCGGGTTGGTGTTGACCTCCCGGCTGACGTTGGACCAACAGGCCGATCGGTTGGTACAATTGGCCAATGAAGCGGGGGGAACGGATAATATTTCCTTGATCTTGCTGAAAAATACCCGGGCGAGAAAAACATATTCGGGATAG
- the rlmN gene encoding 23S rRNA (adenine(2503)-C(2))-methyltransferase RlmN, with amino-acid sequence MNAFAYDLTHEDWKAWMRKHELPEWRGTQVMEWLYQKRATSFDEMTNLPKVLRSRLAESFVIQPLNAITKQVSRDGTVKFLFALPDQHAIETVIMRHDYGISVCVTTQVGCRIGCTFCASTLGGLKRNLQAGEIVAQVVAAQQYLDQEGERVRSVVVMGSGEPFENYEATLQFVRVINDAKGLNIGQRHITVSTSGVIPEIYQFADEGLQVRLAVSLHAPNTELRSKLMPINRRFPLPDLMEACRYYLRKIGRRITFEYALIGGVNDQDVHAHELAELLQGLDCLVNLIPVNYVPERNYVRTPRKQVIAFQRILESLGISATIRREHGSDIAAACGQLRAKHLEKLENTTTK; translated from the coding sequence ATGAATGCTTTTGCATACGATCTGACGCACGAAGACTGGAAAGCGTGGATGCGCAAACACGAATTGCCCGAATGGCGCGGGACTCAGGTCATGGAATGGTTATATCAAAAAAGAGCCACTTCCTTTGACGAGATGACCAATTTACCCAAAGTTTTACGTTCGCGTCTGGCCGAGTCCTTTGTGATCCAACCGTTGAATGCGATCACGAAGCAGGTTTCCCGGGACGGGACGGTGAAATTTTTGTTCGCGCTCCCGGACCAGCATGCGATCGAAACCGTCATCATGCGCCATGATTACGGGATCAGCGTTTGCGTCACCACTCAGGTCGGGTGTCGGATCGGTTGCACGTTTTGCGCATCAACATTGGGAGGATTGAAGCGAAACCTGCAAGCGGGGGAAATCGTTGCACAAGTGGTCGCGGCCCAACAATACCTCGATCAAGAAGGGGAACGGGTGCGTTCCGTCGTCGTCATGGGGTCGGGGGAGCCGTTTGAAAACTATGAGGCGACGCTGCAATTTGTCCGTGTGATCAATGACGCCAAAGGGTTGAATATTGGACAACGGCACATCACGGTTTCCACCAGTGGCGTGATTCCGGAGATCTACCAGTTTGCCGACGAAGGCTTGCAAGTGCGGCTGGCTGTTTCGCTTCACGCCCCGAATACGGAACTGCGATCCAAGTTGATGCCGATCAATCGTCGCTTTCCGTTGCCGGATCTGATGGAGGCATGTCGGTATTACCTGCGGAAAATCGGGCGGCGGATCACGTTCGAGTATGCTCTCATCGGGGGTGTGAACGACCAGGACGTGCATGCGCACGAGCTGGCCGAGCTGCTCCAGGGGCTTGATTGTTTGGTCAACCTGATTCCGGTCAATTACGTCCCGGAACGGAATTATGTACGGACGCCGCGGAAGCAGGTAATCGCTTTTCAGCGCATTTTGGAATCCCTCGGCATTTCGGCGACAATCCGCCGGGAACACGGCAGCGATATTGCAGCCGCCTGCGGACAATTGAGGGCTAAACATCTGGAAAAACTGGAGAACACAACAACAAAATGA
- a CDS encoding thiamine diphosphokinase, which produces MSGKLHGTERVVIVAGGSTDTGDFSAIRPGDVVIGVDGGAVRLWEAGVRIDLAVGDFDTAGEDFLHSLCESGVPTRRLPAEKDLTDTQYAVEQALMHDPQEILLLGALGGTRFDHAWANVSLLERIADRGSVGIIQNRWNRLRLMKGAGSLVLPRDRYAYCSLLPVSEEVSGVTLTGFRYPLKEATLKRGDTWGISNEWEADQAVIVIRSGVLLVVESNDASAV; this is translated from the coding sequence GTGAGTGGGAAATTGCATGGGACAGAGCGTGTCGTGATTGTGGCGGGGGGGTCTACCGACACCGGAGACTTTTCAGCCATTCGTCCGGGTGACGTGGTGATTGGCGTCGACGGCGGTGCTGTTCGCCTGTGGGAGGCAGGTGTACGCATCGATTTGGCTGTCGGTGACTTCGACACGGCGGGTGAGGATTTTTTACATTCTTTGTGTGAATCCGGTGTTCCTACACGTCGATTGCCGGCGGAGAAGGATTTGACTGATACGCAGTACGCGGTGGAGCAAGCGTTGATGCACGACCCGCAAGAAATTCTGTTGTTGGGAGCGCTGGGCGGGACGCGCTTTGATCATGCATGGGCCAACGTGAGTTTGCTGGAGCGCATCGCAGATCGAGGCAGTGTCGGGATCATTCAGAACCGATGGAACCGGCTTCGACTGATGAAGGGTGCTGGGTCGCTTGTTCTTCCGCGAGATCGGTACGCCTATTGTTCGCTGCTGCCGGTGTCAGAGGAAGTGAGCGGGGTAACACTGACGGGCTTTCGTTATCCATTGAAAGAGGCGACGCTAAAACGGGGTGACACGTGGGGCATCAGCAATGAATGGGAAGCGGATCAGGCAGTCATCGTCATCCGCTCCGGTGTGTTGCTGGTGGTGGAGAGCAATGACGCATCTGCCGTTTAG
- the thiT gene encoding energy-coupled thiamine transporter ThiT, producing MTSQRRLLTLTEIAIMAAIGVLLSTYVKIQGFWPQGGSISLVMLPIALLSFRRGWVAGVICGLLVGLINLMVEPFVVHPVQVVLDYPLAFAALGLSGVFAPNRDIPRGKQVTRAILGLILAGGLRLLSHFISGVIWFGQYAPKGMNVAMYSFLYNVSYILPDVIIAAVLMTILITQAPQLVMKQR from the coding sequence TTGACCAGTCAACGACGGTTGTTGACGTTAACCGAAATCGCCATCATGGCTGCAATCGGAGTATTGTTGTCCACGTACGTCAAAATCCAGGGGTTTTGGCCGCAAGGAGGTTCCATCAGCCTGGTGATGCTGCCCATCGCTTTGTTATCCTTTCGCCGTGGATGGGTGGCCGGCGTGATTTGCGGTTTGTTGGTTGGACTGATCAATTTGATGGTGGAACCGTTTGTGGTGCATCCTGTGCAAGTGGTGTTGGATTATCCGCTGGCTTTTGCGGCACTGGGCCTGTCTGGCGTGTTCGCCCCGAATCGGGACATACCTCGCGGTAAGCAGGTGACGCGGGCCATTCTGGGTTTGATTCTTGCTGGGGGTTTGCGCTTGCTGTCCCATTTCATCTCAGGTGTGATCTGGTTTGGTCAGTATGCACCCAAAGGGATGAATGTAGCCATGTATTCCTTCCTTTACAATGTTTCCTACATCTTGCCTGATGTGATCATCGCAGCAGTGCTCATGACAATCCTGATTACACAGGCACCGCAGTTGGTGATGAAACAACGGTGA
- the spoVM gene encoding stage V sporulation protein SpoVM: MKFYTIKLPKFLGGMVRALLSMFQKEK; encoded by the coding sequence GTGAAGTTTTACACCATCAAGCTCCCGAAATTTCTCGGTGGGATGGTCAGAGCCCTCTTGAGCATGTTTCAGAAGGAAAAATGA